One Nerophis ophidion isolate RoL-2023_Sa linkage group LG06, RoL_Noph_v1.0, whole genome shotgun sequence genomic region harbors:
- the dclre1b gene encoding 5' exonuclease Apollo isoform X3 has product MSNGKIIPDTPLAVDFWKVRKCPGTRLFFLSHMHSDHTVGLTSTWTNRPIYCSPVTASLLRVKLGVKEQWIHPLELDNSYLLSLDDVGKEKMTVTLIDANHCPGAVMFLFEGYFGSILYTGLYALGKESLLVDLAMEFQTWIEVSSERMNTLKLLELPDVFTTDPGAGRIRVVEQREISFSALCQWNKEEPTLAIYPTSRPLVSFHPKVHVVPYSDHSSHQELIDFVSGLKPLSLVPIIGNGIPGSLSALLPGKRHEILVPESVRRYMGRLPENNMKSSASSNCRHQHVRPLAPKGVVFESPVSLAKSGSKAGCLDQDSSSEEEEEMDIEIVEKQCDYIPGDSNKKLTAYRNRREPVDPWSINIVRTIPEEMLLAHSITLSQLSQSNFAPAVIVRNTNVCLRPLWCTEKSIDETSSNGNYSQPGEYPHVGNSTPRSDDDSMSECEGQAALQHSKHLTQNNSESLFHSSVDSQSCTSLSSLKETYTEQLENKILSELIFTEDDIKVYCLLKKSDVQMSAVCPVHKQDTLTSLTK; this is encoded by the exons ATGTCTAATGGCAAGATTATCCCAGACACGCCGCTGGCTGTTGACTTCTGGAAAGTTCGTAAATGTCCAGGGACGCGACTTTTCTTCCTGTCTCACATGCACAGCGACCACACGGTGGGCCTCACCTCCACTTGGACAAACCGACCCATCTACTGCTCACCTGTCACTGCCTCTCTGCTCAGAGTTAAACTGGGG gtGAAGGAGCAGTGGATCCACCCATTAGAACTGGATAACTCCTACCTTCTATCTCTGGATGACGTTGGCAAAGAGAagatgacagttactctaattgATGCCAACCACTGTCCAGGGGCTGTCATGTTCCTCTTTGAGGGTTACTTCGGTTCTATACTTTACACTG GCCTCTATGCGCTGGGCAAAGAGTCCCTGCTCGTGGATTTGGCCATGGAATTTCAAACTTGGATTGAGGTTAGCTCTGAGAGAATGAACaccctcaaattgctggaacTCCCTGACGTTTTCACCACTGACCCGGGTGCTGGGCGTATCCGAGTCGTGGAGCAGAGAGAGATTTCCTTTTCTGCCTTGTGCCAGTGGAACAAGGAAGAGCCCACCCTGGCTATCTATCCCACCAGCAGGCCCCTGGTCTCCTTTCATCCCAAAGTCCATGTGGTGCCCTACTCCGATCACTCATCTCATCAAGAGCTGATAGACTTTGTCTCCGGACTCAAACCTTTGTCTCTTGTGCCTATTATAGGGAATGGCATTCCAGGAAGCCTCTCTGCCTTACTCCCTGGCAAAAGGCATGAGATATTGGTGCCGGAATCAGTACGACGATACATGGGGAGGCTGCCTGAAAACAATATGAAATCATCAGCCTCTTCAAACTGTCGTCACCAACATGTCCGACCGCTTGCCCCAAAAGGAGTAGTGTTTGAATCTCCTGTAAGTTTAGCCAAGTCAGGCTCGAAAGCGGGGTGTCTGGATCAAGATTCTTCCtctgaggaagaggaggagatggACATAGAGATTGTTGAAAAACAATGTGACTATATCCCTGGCGATTCAAACAAGAAACTCACCGCTTATAGAAACCGACGTGAACCTGTCGACCCGTGGAGCATCAACATTGTAAGGACCATCCCGGAGGAAATGTTGTTGGCACACTCGATAACGCTCAGTCAACTCAGTCAGAGCAACTTTGCACCTGCGGTGATTGTGAGGAACACGAATGTATGCTTACGGCCGCTCTGGTGCACAGAAAAGTCCATTGATGAGACATCGTCAAATGGTAATTACAGTCAGCCTGGTGAATATCCACATGTTGGTAACAGCACACCAAGGTCAGATGATGACAGCatgagtgagtgtgaaggacaagCTGCCCTGCAGCACTCCAAACACTTGACACAAAACAACAGTGAATCTTTGTTCCACTCAAGTGTTGATAGCCAATCCTGCACTTCATTAAGTTCCTTAAAAGAGACTTATACAGAACAGCTTGAAAACAAGATTTTGAGTGAACTAATTTTCACAGAAGACGACATAAAGGTATACTGCCTCCTGAAGAAGAGTGATGTGCAGATGTCTGCTGTTTGTCCTGTACACAAGCAAGATACGCTTACATCTCTGACTAAATGA
- the dclre1b gene encoding 5' exonuclease Apollo isoform X2 produces MAPYYSNTMDVASDHTVGLTSTWTNRPIYCSPVTASLLRVKLGVKEQWIHPLELDNSYLLSLDDVGKEKMTVTLIDANHCPGAVMFLFEGYFGSILYTGDFRYSPSMLRDLCLITSATINVLYLDNTNCDPNRVIPTRKQATQQIKEIIRSHPDHNVVLGLYALGKESLLVDLAMEFQTWIEVSSERMNTLKLLELPDVFTTDPGAGRIRVVEQREISFSALCQWNKEEPTLAIYPTSRPLVSFHPKVHVVPYSDHSSHQELIDFVSGLKPLSLVPIIGNGIPGSLSALLPGKRHEILVPESVRRYMGRLPENNMKSSASSNCRHQHVRPLAPKGVVFESPVSLAKSGSKAGCLDQDSSSEEEEEMDIEIVEKQCDYIPGDSNKKLTAYRNRREPVDPWSINIVRTIPEEMLLAHSITLSQLSQSNFAPAVIVRNTNVCLRPLWCTEKSIDETSSNGNYSQPGEYPHVGNSTPRSDDDSMSECEGQAALQHSKHLTQNNSESLFHSSVDSQSCTSLSSLKETYTEQLENKILSELIFTEDDIKVYCLLKKSDVQMSAVCPVHKQDTLTSLTK; encoded by the exons ATGGCTCCGTATTACAGCAACACAATGGACGTAGCCAG CGACCACACGGTGGGCCTCACCTCCACTTGGACAAACCGACCCATCTACTGCTCACCTGTCACTGCCTCTCTGCTCAGAGTTAAACTGGGG gtGAAGGAGCAGTGGATCCACCCATTAGAACTGGATAACTCCTACCTTCTATCTCTGGATGACGTTGGCAAAGAGAagatgacagttactctaattgATGCCAACCACTGTCCAGGGGCTGTCATGTTCCTCTTTGAGGGTTACTTCGGTTCTATACTTTACACTG GTGATTTCAGGTATTCCCCATCAATGCTGCGTGATCTTTGCCTTATTACAAGCGCCACAATCAATGTTCTGTACTTGGACAACACCAACTGTGACCCCAATCGCGTGATCCCCACGAGAAAGCAAGCCACTCAGCAAATTAAGGAGATCATCCGCAGCCACCCTGACCATAATGTAGTCTTAG GCCTCTATGCGCTGGGCAAAGAGTCCCTGCTCGTGGATTTGGCCATGGAATTTCAAACTTGGATTGAGGTTAGCTCTGAGAGAATGAACaccctcaaattgctggaacTCCCTGACGTTTTCACCACTGACCCGGGTGCTGGGCGTATCCGAGTCGTGGAGCAGAGAGAGATTTCCTTTTCTGCCTTGTGCCAGTGGAACAAGGAAGAGCCCACCCTGGCTATCTATCCCACCAGCAGGCCCCTGGTCTCCTTTCATCCCAAAGTCCATGTGGTGCCCTACTCCGATCACTCATCTCATCAAGAGCTGATAGACTTTGTCTCCGGACTCAAACCTTTGTCTCTTGTGCCTATTATAGGGAATGGCATTCCAGGAAGCCTCTCTGCCTTACTCCCTGGCAAAAGGCATGAGATATTGGTGCCGGAATCAGTACGACGATACATGGGGAGGCTGCCTGAAAACAATATGAAATCATCAGCCTCTTCAAACTGTCGTCACCAACATGTCCGACCGCTTGCCCCAAAAGGAGTAGTGTTTGAATCTCCTGTAAGTTTAGCCAAGTCAGGCTCGAAAGCGGGGTGTCTGGATCAAGATTCTTCCtctgaggaagaggaggagatggACATAGAGATTGTTGAAAAACAATGTGACTATATCCCTGGCGATTCAAACAAGAAACTCACCGCTTATAGAAACCGACGTGAACCTGTCGACCCGTGGAGCATCAACATTGTAAGGACCATCCCGGAGGAAATGTTGTTGGCACACTCGATAACGCTCAGTCAACTCAGTCAGAGCAACTTTGCACCTGCGGTGATTGTGAGGAACACGAATGTATGCTTACGGCCGCTCTGGTGCACAGAAAAGTCCATTGATGAGACATCGTCAAATGGTAATTACAGTCAGCCTGGTGAATATCCACATGTTGGTAACAGCACACCAAGGTCAGATGATGACAGCatgagtgagtgtgaaggacaagCTGCCCTGCAGCACTCCAAACACTTGACACAAAACAACAGTGAATCTTTGTTCCACTCAAGTGTTGATAGCCAATCCTGCACTTCATTAAGTTCCTTAAAAGAGACTTATACAGAACAGCTTGAAAACAAGATTTTGAGTGAACTAATTTTCACAGAAGACGACATAAAGGTATACTGCCTCCTGAAGAAGAGTGATGTGCAGATGTCTGCTGTTTGTCCTGTACACAAGCAAGATACGCTTACATCTCTGACTAAATGA
- the dclre1b gene encoding 5' exonuclease Apollo isoform X1, which yields MSNGKIIPDTPLAVDFWKVRKCPGTRLFFLSHMHSDHTVGLTSTWTNRPIYCSPVTASLLRVKLGVKEQWIHPLELDNSYLLSLDDVGKEKMTVTLIDANHCPGAVMFLFEGYFGSILYTGDFRYSPSMLRDLCLITSATINVLYLDNTNCDPNRVIPTRKQATQQIKEIIRSHPDHNVVLGLYALGKESLLVDLAMEFQTWIEVSSERMNTLKLLELPDVFTTDPGAGRIRVVEQREISFSALCQWNKEEPTLAIYPTSRPLVSFHPKVHVVPYSDHSSHQELIDFVSGLKPLSLVPIIGNGIPGSLSALLPGKRHEILVPESVRRYMGRLPENNMKSSASSNCRHQHVRPLAPKGVVFESPVSLAKSGSKAGCLDQDSSSEEEEEMDIEIVEKQCDYIPGDSNKKLTAYRNRREPVDPWSINIVRTIPEEMLLAHSITLSQLSQSNFAPAVIVRNTNVCLRPLWCTEKSIDETSSNGNYSQPGEYPHVGNSTPRSDDDSMSECEGQAALQHSKHLTQNNSESLFHSSVDSQSCTSLSSLKETYTEQLENKILSELIFTEDDIKVYCLLKKSDVQMSAVCPVHKQDTLTSLTK from the exons ATGTCTAATGGCAAGATTATCCCAGACACGCCGCTGGCTGTTGACTTCTGGAAAGTTCGTAAATGTCCAGGGACGCGACTTTTCTTCCTGTCTCACATGCACAGCGACCACACGGTGGGCCTCACCTCCACTTGGACAAACCGACCCATCTACTGCTCACCTGTCACTGCCTCTCTGCTCAGAGTTAAACTGGGG gtGAAGGAGCAGTGGATCCACCCATTAGAACTGGATAACTCCTACCTTCTATCTCTGGATGACGTTGGCAAAGAGAagatgacagttactctaattgATGCCAACCACTGTCCAGGGGCTGTCATGTTCCTCTTTGAGGGTTACTTCGGTTCTATACTTTACACTG GTGATTTCAGGTATTCCCCATCAATGCTGCGTGATCTTTGCCTTATTACAAGCGCCACAATCAATGTTCTGTACTTGGACAACACCAACTGTGACCCCAATCGCGTGATCCCCACGAGAAAGCAAGCCACTCAGCAAATTAAGGAGATCATCCGCAGCCACCCTGACCATAATGTAGTCTTAG GCCTCTATGCGCTGGGCAAAGAGTCCCTGCTCGTGGATTTGGCCATGGAATTTCAAACTTGGATTGAGGTTAGCTCTGAGAGAATGAACaccctcaaattgctggaacTCCCTGACGTTTTCACCACTGACCCGGGTGCTGGGCGTATCCGAGTCGTGGAGCAGAGAGAGATTTCCTTTTCTGCCTTGTGCCAGTGGAACAAGGAAGAGCCCACCCTGGCTATCTATCCCACCAGCAGGCCCCTGGTCTCCTTTCATCCCAAAGTCCATGTGGTGCCCTACTCCGATCACTCATCTCATCAAGAGCTGATAGACTTTGTCTCCGGACTCAAACCTTTGTCTCTTGTGCCTATTATAGGGAATGGCATTCCAGGAAGCCTCTCTGCCTTACTCCCTGGCAAAAGGCATGAGATATTGGTGCCGGAATCAGTACGACGATACATGGGGAGGCTGCCTGAAAACAATATGAAATCATCAGCCTCTTCAAACTGTCGTCACCAACATGTCCGACCGCTTGCCCCAAAAGGAGTAGTGTTTGAATCTCCTGTAAGTTTAGCCAAGTCAGGCTCGAAAGCGGGGTGTCTGGATCAAGATTCTTCCtctgaggaagaggaggagatggACATAGAGATTGTTGAAAAACAATGTGACTATATCCCTGGCGATTCAAACAAGAAACTCACCGCTTATAGAAACCGACGTGAACCTGTCGACCCGTGGAGCATCAACATTGTAAGGACCATCCCGGAGGAAATGTTGTTGGCACACTCGATAACGCTCAGTCAACTCAGTCAGAGCAACTTTGCACCTGCGGTGATTGTGAGGAACACGAATGTATGCTTACGGCCGCTCTGGTGCACAGAAAAGTCCATTGATGAGACATCGTCAAATGGTAATTACAGTCAGCCTGGTGAATATCCACATGTTGGTAACAGCACACCAAGGTCAGATGATGACAGCatgagtgagtgtgaaggacaagCTGCCCTGCAGCACTCCAAACACTTGACACAAAACAACAGTGAATCTTTGTTCCACTCAAGTGTTGATAGCCAATCCTGCACTTCATTAAGTTCCTTAAAAGAGACTTATACAGAACAGCTTGAAAACAAGATTTTGAGTGAACTAATTTTCACAGAAGACGACATAAAGGTATACTGCCTCCTGAAGAAGAGTGATGTGCAGATGTCTGCTGTTTGTCCTGTACACAAGCAAGATACGCTTACATCTCTGACTAAATGA